In Sander lucioperca isolate FBNREF2018 chromosome 12, SLUC_FBN_1.2, whole genome shotgun sequence, one DNA window encodes the following:
- the tlr9 gene encoding toll-like receptor 9: MAMLKIFLILCQLLPLVRTINTIFFPCDTDVNTTTVDCHNRRLKHVLFVKSTTVVSINLSRNKIQEVGQHAFLGVPNLHTLKIMGNCQPGSLRALEDRSCKMKIHNDAFKNLSKLKFLYLSGNSLTSIPRLPKNLTVLDLRNNCIFNIAEPLNTPHLKELYLSKNCFYANPCSHSFYINESVFRELSELKNLTLGYNNFTAIPKGLPASLESLDLRENTITEILEGAFANLSLLKNLNLEWNCQRCDHAARPCFPCPHNLPLHLHPNSFYAENSSIDYLSLRGNSLKTFPEGLFRPLKNLKRLDLSDNLLAYAIRNGTFFAELEGLTWISLIYNYEPLKTFPYLILSPYIGNMSRLHYLLLSGNFFHKLSSESLNVVSKLQNLIKLELRMNFINTFNSTSLKRLPFLIDVDLSQNMLNFIPHCSCMSSEIVPQESCQNQNLYTHNFPDPLLMLIDRKAASGSDMWESNQINRLDPVEDNVPQLKSLYDFKNDFCHGKLTFDLSQNDILSLTKEVFVGMENAVCLDLSFNYMSQALKSGLFDNMKKLVFLNMSYNRLDFYYRGAFSELNTTLKVLDVSNNEFHFKMKGMGHRFEFLQNLANLEVLSLANNGIGMRIDQRLISSSLKYLYFYGNHLDIMWESDNNKYTNFFQNLTNLTYLDISNNDLKSIESELLCNLPESMETLSISNNLLKYFPWQNISALSNLCHLDLSQNFLFYLPNKVIEFGENFSFLDLSHNRLSIIPEDFFSMAKSLHYLYLSHNQIKALNHHFLPVLFKNGSALQKLTLHNNPFKCDCDTSWFADFLRSTPVQIPYLTTQVHCDYPESQQGVSVLSMDQRSCQDIYGSLAFLVCSFLAVTFTVLPLLKHLYGWNLWYCLQVLWAGHKGYSQLAGSDSHYHYDAFVVFDTMNEAVRDWVYNELMVNLENSGHRRFCLCLEERDWIPGLSCIENLHNAVYSSMKTVFVLSSGATNDETVNGVIRQAFFMVQQRLLDEKVDSAVLVVLDEMFPKLKYLQLRKRLCKKSVLSWPRNPRAQPLFWNRMRMALSSDNLKFYDNNMSESFI, translated from the exons ATG gctATGTTGAAAATTTTCCTCATCCTTTGTCAGCTTCTTCCATTAGTCAGGACCATAAATACCATCTTCTTCCCATGTGACACTGATGTGAATACCACCACAGTAGACTGCCACAACAGACGACTCAAGCATGTCCTATTCGTCAAGTCTACCACTGTAGTGTCAATCAATTTAAGTCGGAATAAGATACAGGAAGTGGGGCAGCATGCTTTCTTAGGTGTCCCAAACCTTCACACTCTAAAAATAATGGGGAATTGTCAACCGGGTAGCCTGAGAGCTTTGGAGGACCGCTCATGCAAAATGAAGATCCACAATGATGCCTTCAAGAACCTATCAAAGCTTAAATTTTTGTATCTGTCAGGAAACAGCCTCACCTCTATTCCTCGGTTACCTAAAAACCTGACAGTTCTTGACCTACGGAACAATTGCATTTTCAACATTGCAGAACCTTTAAACACCCCACATCTCAAAGAGCTCTACCTCAGCAAGAACTGCTTTTATGCAAACCCTTGCAGCCATTCCTTTTACATCAACGAGAGTGTTTTCAGAGAGCTCTCTGAACTCAAAAACCTTACTTTAGGTTATAATAATTTCACAGCTATCCCTAAAGGATTGCCAGCCTCACTGGAGAGTTTGGATTTAAGAGAGAATACAATCACAGAGATCTTAGAAGGAGCATTTGCCAACCTGTCTCTCCTCAAGAATTTGAATTTGGAGTGGAATTGCCAGCGCTGTGACCATGCAGCCAGGCCTTGCTTTCCTTGCCCACACAATCTCCCTCTACACCTACATCCAAACTCATTCTATGCTGAGAACAGCTCCATCGACTACCTAAGCCTGAGGGGAAACTCTCTAAAAACATTTCCAGAGGGACTTTTCCGACCTTTGAAGAATTTAAAGAGGTTGGACCTCTCTGACAATCTCCTGGCATATGCTATACGTAATGGCACCTTCTTTGCAGAGCTGGAGGGCCTCACTTGGATTAGCCTTATCTATAACTATGAACCACTGAAGACATTTCCGTATCTGATCCTCTCCCCGTATATTGGCAATATGTCTCGTCTACATTATCTTCTTCTCAGTGGTAACTTTTTCCACAAGCTTTCAAGCGAGAGCCTTAATGTTGTGTCCAAACTTCAAAATCTAATAAAACTAGAACTGAGAATGAACTTCATCAATACTTTTAACTCGACATCTCTGAAACGGTTACCGTTTCTCATCGATGTTGACCTTTCCCAAAACATGCTTAATTTCATTCCGCACTGCTCGTGTATGTCATCTGAGATTGTGCCACAGGAAAGCTGTCAGAACCAGAACTTGTATACACATAATTTTCCTGACCCACTACTTATGCTAATAGACCGAAAAGCCGCATCTGGAAGTGATATGTGGGAATCCAACCAAATAAACAGGCTGGACCCGGTGGAGGACAATGTGCCACAACTTAAATCACTATATGATTTCAAAAATGATTTCTGCCACGGTAAACTGACTTTTGACCTGTCTCAAAATGACATTCTGTCTCTTACCAAAGAAGTGTTTGTAGGCATGGAAAATGCTGTTTGTTTAGACCTTTCCTTCAATTACATGAGCCAGGCATTGAAGAGTGGCCTGTTTGATAACATGAAAAAATTAGTTTTTCTTAATATGTCATACAATAGACTTGATTTTTATTATAGAGGCGCTTTCAGCGAGCTTAATACCACTCTCAAGGTGTTGGACGTCAGTAACAATGAATTTCACTTCAAAATGAAAGGTATGGGTCATCGTTTTGAGTTCCTTCAAAATCTGGCAAACTTGGAAGTTCTGAGTCTGGCAAACAATGGCATTGGGATGCGAATAGATCAAAGGCTGATCAGCAGCTCTTTGAAGTACCTTTACTTCTATGGAAATCACCTGGACATTATGTGGGAGTCTGATAACAACAAGTACACAAATTTCTTCCAAAACCTGACAAACCTCACCTACCTTGACATCTCTAACAATGATCTGAAATCAATCGAATCAGAATTGCTATGTAACCTCCCAGAAAGCATGGAAACCCTCAGCATCAGCAACAATCTGCTGAAGTACTTCCCATGGCAAAATATCTCAGCACTCAGCAATTTATGTCACCTGGACCTCAGTCAAAACTTTCTCTTTTATTTGCCTAATAAAGTCATAGAATTTGGAGAAAATTTTTCTTTCTTGGACCTCAGTCACAATCGCCTTAGTATTATTCCTGAGGATTTCTTCAGCATGGCGAAATCCTTGCACTACCTGTATCTCAGCCACAATCAGATCAAAGCATTAAACCATCATTTTCTCCCTGTCCTCTTTAAAAACGGAAGTGCCCTTCAGAAACTCACCCTGCATAACAACCCCTTTAAATGTGACTGTGACACATCTTGGTTTGCAGACTTCTTGCGTTCTACTCCGGTACAGATTCCCTATCTCACCACACAAGTACACTGTGATTACCCAGAGTCCCAACAGGGCGTGAGTGTACTGTCTATGGACCAGCGTTCCTGCCAGGACATATATGGTAGCTTAGCCTTCCTCGTCTGTTCCTTCCTGGCTGTGACTTTCACTGTTCTGCCCCTACTGAAGCATCTCTATGGCTGGAATCTGTGGTACTGCTTACAGGTACTTTGGGCAGGACATAAGGGCTACTCCCAGCTCGCTGGTAGTGATTCACATTATCACTACGATGCTTTTGTGGTGTTTGACACCATGAACGAGGCTGTGAGGGACTGGGTCTACAATGAGTTAATGGTCAATCTGGAGAACTCGGGTCACAGGAGGTTTTGTCTCTGTTTGGAGGAGAGGGACTGGATTCCTGGGCTTTCATGTATTGAAAATCTACATAATGCTGTGTACAGCAGTATGAAGACAGTGTTTGTGCTGTCCAGTGGTGCCACTAATGATGAGACAGTGAACGGTGTGATCCGCCAGGCTTTCTTCATGGTTCAGCAGCGGCTTCTGGACGAGAAG GTGGATTCAGCTGTGCTGGTGGTTTTGGATGAGATGTTTCCCAAACTGAAGTACCTTCAGCTGAGGAAACGGTTGTGCAAAAAGTCTGTGTTGTCCTGGCCGAGAAACCCAAGGGCTCAACCCCTTTTCTGGAACCGAATGAGAATGGCATTGTCGTCAGATAACCTCAAATTCTATGACAACAACATGAGTGAAAGTTTTATATGA